TTCGGGTCCGACGTGGGAAGCACGCCGAGGAAGTACAGCGCGACCGAATCGAAGACGATGCCGCGGGAGGCGGCGACGAAGCTGACGAGAATGTACGGCATCAGGTTCGGCGCGACGTCCTTCAGGATGATCTTCCAGGTCGAGATGCCCATCAGCCGGTTGGCTTCGACGTACTCGACGCTCCGCAGCGGCAGCATCTGCGAGCGGATCGAGCGGGCGAGCACCGACCAGGCGGGAATCGCGAGGATGATCCCGACGACGTACGGGTTGCGAGGTTCGAACAGGAACGCGAGCACGATCACCAGCGGCAGTCCGGGGATCGCCATCAGCGTGTCCGTGACGACCATGAGCGCCTGGTCTGTTCGCCCGCCCTTGTAGCCGGCGACCATCCCGACGATCGAGCCGACGGTGACGGCGAACACCCCGCCGGCGAACACCATCTTCAGCATCGGCGGGGTCGCGTGGACGACGTCGGCGAGCACGCTTCGGCCGGAGCTGTCGGTCCCCAGTGGATACTGCCACATCTCGAACGGGCCGACCAGCGTGTGTGCCGTGTCGGTCTCCGGCGGCGCGATCAGGTACGGCCCGGCGAGACCCATGAACAGGTAGACGATCAACAGCGTGACGCCGACCTTCCCGCGCCAGTCGCTCAGGATTATGCGCGCCGGCGCCAGTATCGTTCGGTCGATCGTACGGAACCAGCGCTCTTTCCGAGTGGTCTCGCCCGTCGACGGCATCTGGAACGGGAAGTCGTCGCCCCCGGAGGAGGACTCAGAATGACTCATCGGATCCCCCCTCCTGTGCCCGCGGATCGAGCTTTCCGTACGTGAGTTCGGCGAGGAACAGCGCGGTGACGACGGCGATCGTGATCACGAGAAAGCCGCCCATCATCAGCGGGAAGTCTCGCGCTTCGATCCCCGTGAACAGGTAGTAGCCGACCCCCCGGTAGACGAAGATCGTCTCGAGGACGACCGCGCCGCCGAAGGCGTAGCCGATGACGACCATCATGTTCGTATACAGCGGCAACACGGCGTTGCGCGCGACGTATCGGAGCGTGAGCCGCTTGGTCGGCAACCCCCGCAATCGGCCGACGCGGAGGTAGTCCTCGCCGAGGATGCTGATGCTGTTGGCTCGCATCGCGAGCGCCCAGCCGCCCAGTCCCGCGAACGCCCACGACAGCGCCGGGAGCGTCGCGTGATAGATCACGCTCGAGAGAAACGGGACGTTCACGCCGGGGGTCGTGCGGTCGTCGTACCGACCGGTGACCGGAAACAGGTCCCACTGGTGGCCGAGGACGTAGACGAGCAGGATTGCGATGATGTAGTAGGGTATCGAGTTGCTCACGATGGCGAACAGTGTCGCGACGTTGTCGAACCGGCTCCCCTCGAGGTACGCCATCAGCGCCCCCATCGAGATGCCGATGGTAAACGAGATCGCGATCGCGTTCACCATCAGGAACACCGTCCACGGGACGGCGGTCGCGAGCAGTTCGGCGACCGGTTCGTTGAAGTAGATCGACGTTCCCAGATCGCCGGTGAGCAGCGACGACATGTAGTCGACGTACTGTTCTTGAATCGACGCGTCCGGGTGCATGTTGAGGTACACCGCCGCCATCGACTCGATCTCGGTTTCGCTGA
The sequence above is drawn from the Natrononativus amylolyticus genome and encodes:
- a CDS encoding ABC transporter permease, giving the protein MSHSESSSGGDDFPFQMPSTGETTRKERWFRTIDRTILAPARIILSDWRGKVGVTLLIVYLFMGLAGPYLIAPPETDTAHTLVGPFEMWQYPLGTDSSGRSVLADVVHATPPMLKMVFAGGVFAVTVGSIVGMVAGYKGGRTDQALMVVTDTLMAIPGLPLVIVLAFLFEPRNPYVVGIILAIPAWSVLARSIRSQMLPLRSVEYVEANRLMGISTWKIILKDVAPNLMPYILVSFVAASRGIVFDSVALYFLGVLPTSDPNWGVTMDTAYSSGGALYSWGAAHWLLAPMLAVVLLSLGLILVSQAADKLFNPRIRARHQKTTKGGGGPVDHEPNAPAENTAR
- a CDS encoding ABC transporter permease, which codes for MHWVLTRAARAGFTVFLVVHFTFLLIHFLPGSPMDYLQAQLSRQQGLSETEIESMAAVYLNMHPDASIQEQYVDYMSSLLTGDLGTSIYFNEPVAELLATAVPWTVFLMVNAIAISFTIGISMGALMAYLEGSRFDNVATLFAIVSNSIPYYIIAILLVYVLGHQWDLFPVTGRYDDRTTPGVNVPFLSSVIYHATLPALSWAFAGLGGWALAMRANSISILGEDYLRVGRLRGLPTKRLTLRYVARNAVLPLYTNMMVVIGYAFGGAVVLETIFVYRGVGYYLFTGIEARDFPLMMGGFLVITIAVVTALFLAELTYGKLDPRAQEGGSDESF